A region of Ignavibacteriota bacterium DNA encodes the following proteins:
- the tatC gene encoding twin-arginine translocase subunit TatC: MSEQKDKQEEETTEVGFFEHLEELRNRIIYAFIGVIAACILTGIFIDPIMNIILLQPASKANISLQNLRPFGMPLLYFKVIFMSGFIVAFPFVLYQLWKFIAPGLYDNERNWVAKITFFTSVCFMIGISFAYFFMIPTMLEFASTFGTSIIRTDVDVTEYFGFMTMILLASGLIFEMPMMSFVLAKLGIIDSKMLRKYWRHSLVVILILAAIITPTPDPINQLFFAIPLIILYEISILVAKLAGKKKYSDQASETN; encoded by the coding sequence ATGAGTGAACAAAAGGATAAACAGGAAGAAGAAACTACAGAAGTAGGTTTCTTCGAACATCTTGAAGAGTTAAGAAATAGAATAATATATGCTTTTATCGGAGTTATAGCCGCTTGCATATTAACCGGTATATTCATTGATCCGATAATGAATATCATCCTTTTGCAGCCTGCATCGAAAGCTAATATATCCTTACAAAACCTTAGACCATTTGGTATGCCGCTTCTGTATTTCAAAGTAATTTTTATGAGTGGTTTCATAGTAGCATTTCCATTTGTATTATACCAATTATGGAAATTCATAGCTCCGGGTCTTTACGATAATGAGCGAAATTGGGTAGCCAAAATCACATTCTTTACATCTGTTTGTTTCATGATTGGTATTTCCTTTGCTTATTTTTTCATGATACCGACTATGCTTGAGTTTGCATCTACCTTCGGTACATCAATTATTCGAACCGATGTTGACGTAACTGAGTATTTCGGATTTATGACAATGATACTTCTTGCCAGCGGACTTATTTTTGAAATGCCTATGATGTCATTTGTTCTTGCAAAGCTTGGTATAATTGACTCAAAAATGCTAAGAAAATATTGGCGTCACTCGCTTGTTGTTATTTTAATACTGGCAGCAATTATCACACCTACACCTGACCCTATTAATCAATTATTTTTTGCAATTCCGCTAATAATTCTATATGAAATCAGTATTTTAGTTGCTAAACTTGCAGGAAAAAAGAAATATTCAGACCAGGCATCTGAAACAAATTAA